The following proteins are encoded in a genomic region of Saccharopolyspora antimicrobica:
- a CDS encoding universal stress protein: protein MAEGDNTEREFEIGKDGLGGIVVGMDGSPASFHAAAWAAGLARRERARLVLVYVEAVGGVAYWSPMGVAVASEAAESLVEELKKEVVSHLKWVDIDWDFVHHRGDPAVGLEQVAEQYRADLIVVGRSRRRGGLLGTVPATLVVEAVRPVVVVP from the coding sequence GTGGCCGAAGGCGACAACACCGAGCGGGAATTCGAGATCGGCAAGGACGGGCTGGGCGGCATCGTCGTGGGCATGGACGGCAGCCCGGCGAGCTTCCACGCCGCGGCGTGGGCTGCCGGCCTGGCGCGGCGCGAGCGCGCGCGGCTGGTGCTGGTCTACGTCGAGGCGGTGGGCGGGGTCGCCTACTGGTCGCCGATGGGCGTCGCGGTCGCCAGCGAGGCGGCCGAGAGCCTGGTGGAGGAGTTGAAGAAGGAGGTCGTGTCGCACCTGAAGTGGGTGGACATCGACTGGGACTTCGTGCACCACCGCGGCGATCCGGCCGTGGGCCTGGAGCAGGTCGCCGAGCAGTACCGGGCGGATCTGATCGTGGTGGGCCGCTCGCGGCGCCGCGGCGGACTGCTCGGCACGGTGCCCGCGACGCTGGTGGTCGAGGCGGTCCGGCCGGTGGTCGTGGTGCCGTGA